tagacaaaaaaactcacatataaaataagaaacacaatatttttagaaattatttattttaaataaaaggataaaaaagacaatttaaaaaaattattataaataaaaaaataatcttaaaacTATCATCTTTAATGGaaattttaaatcataatatctaattataaaataattttaaaaagtatttaaaatttcaaaaatcaaagACAACATTTTTAAGTAAATCCTAatagtgattttaattttaccGCTGCATTATAAAATTCAGGTGCCGGCCAGATTTTCTAGCGCTGAAGAATGACTGCTCCATCAAGAAAAACTCTTCCtagtgaaattttaaaatataatagaaataaatattattatatcaaaatatttaagactgCATGCCGTTGCAAACAtaagtcaaaaaaataatatattttcttaaataatataAGTATGGATTGACCACAGACACTTTTCACTATATAAAATTTGGCTccgtaaaaaaaatattatatcccttcattcattttttttaaataataaataaatcatatacaaTAATGAAaactattaaaatttgatattaacaTATTATAGATTTACGTTTGTTTACacaaattaatgaaaattattaaaatttgttatttttcatatataatttcAGTATTTTTATAgtgtttaatttgtatatattcacggtgtaaaatattttatagtgttaaaatattataatcgcTCGTATCTATTACTATAATACaggtcaaatatttttttaaattagatgcTTTTAATTTTATGTCACCGTAAAAACTATTTACATTGAGAGTGtatgtaaattaaattattttttgtattacattttttgtcttaaaaaaaatagtaaatactaCCAATAAAACACACAACTGTGAGATTCTATTTCGAATCTAGGACAAAACATCTAATCTAATAAAATGGagatttattagttaaaataaagactatcttatattatattatttaactatATATTATCTCAATCTATTTATTTCTGTTTCTACAATAAATAAGCAAaaactattttgacaaaataacatttattactattttaaaatttgaaaattaaaaataaaaaaagcataaattttctaaaaaaccTACGTATGAAATTTGGCTAGTCAATTCTTTTAAGACCATCTTGTGCAAATTAATGGatatattaaatgttaaatttattacatttatAAACACGGTTTCATAATtacaagttaaatttatttcaaattatatattgttattttgataagattttaatttaaataaaaataaataaatcatatgtaaaaaattaatatcgactaaaaaatatatatataaatactcaACCATCTACTCCtttgaaacaacttttatattatttttgaattttgattattttcaatatatgttataataattttctaaaaagaaatatttaagaaaatgtAACTAaagagtttaaattttaaagtattataTGATAAGATTTGATTTTATCAAAATGTAATTATATCTTAAAAATGGAACAATAAAGCATATATTCTTATAACTACCCCAGATGTTCTTTTCCCCGGTTAAGATTAAACCCAACCAAAGCATATCAACCTTTAGACAGTTACCTAATTCAATGGTGTACTAACCAGTCAACAATGGAATtacaattatttgttttattttttggtggcttttcatgataaaataaatttttatttgtaagcTTAAATCAATAGCTTTGTAGCCTTACTGTTTGGTTCACTCATGCCTCATGTCTAATTAGGTTAATTTTCTAGTCTAAATACAAGAATCATAGGATATTTTTAATCCttaaaaaagtttattaatCTTCAAAATTATGTGTTTTATGTCTATACTTTGTTATGAATTTATTCTATCTCGAAATCCATTTTCTCATGCAAGTGGATTTTATTTGACTTAAATGGCAAAggttgataaattattttatagtagaAGAAAATAGATCGAATTTAAAGTATTTAGTAAAATTTGTGGTTAaactaattcatatatataaaataacaattaacatctaattaattttaaatgttttgcAAGATAGTGAGGAAAATAAAATGTCACAAACTCAAATGTTATttaaagtaatataaaaaaataaaaaaattaatccgtTGCATATAAACTAGCAGTTTGActttataaaacaaaacataaatctAAATTTTGGTCTCTAGTTACTTTTAAAAATGTGAGACATTTTCACCACcattatttttgtgttatttttattggaTTGACAAGTGGGATTTTAAGTGATAAGGACACGatgaaattattatatttatgtgGACTAAAAATAGGTTAATCAATTGGTGTCTCTTGTGAAATTTGTTTTCACGTTATTTCGATAcactaatttttttagttttttatatttgaaaataaaaaataaaaaataacctaTCAATAATATCTACAATTTCTCACCTAATGTTATTGaaatacatttaatttaaaattgtgctttgaaaatcaattcaaataaaGCTCTAATAATTTAGTTTAACAGTAAACTtatattattctaaaataaaatataaaagaaaattaaaaaattaatatatttgattttgactttttttaatatatcaattttttaaatcattatttttatttacatttcattttaaatagaatatacatttatttcacttattttaaattcaatctttacactattaaaaataaataaatataaatttatttataaatattcactaaaaaataaaaatcttcccctttttttatatcattaagGTCTTTCTTTACTTTATAATCAACCCAACGGAAAGTCCTTGAagcatttaataaataaatggcaATTTAGTGATTACACCCAAAACTGAGGATAAAAAGACAAATCTCCATCCTCACATAACAACCACTATAAAACCCATCTTAGACACAGCAACGTTTCTCAATCTCAAAActcatcaataaaaaaataaaaaataaaaaaagaatatggCAACACGCTACGAAGCTGAAGTGAAACTGTCATCAGCTCGCGGGCTGAAAAACGTGAACTGGCGCAACGGCTCAAACAGACCATACGCCGTCGTTTGGATAGATCCAAAGAACAAATTCTCAACCAAAGTGGATGAAAACGGCGACACCGAAGCCGAATGGGACCAAACTCTCATAATTCCTTTACCACCAGAGCCAATAGAGAATCTCACTCTATACATCGATATCGTCCACGCCGGCTCCGAACAAGACACCAAGCCACTCATCGGCTCGGCTCGGCTCCAGCTAGTTGAAATTCTCAAAGACGTTGGGATCGGCGAACGAGTTAGCCGATCCCTTACGCTGAGACGGCCTTCAGGAAGGCCGCACGGAAAAGTAGATGTTAAAGTTGTAATTAAAGTACCCGACTATCGTGGGTCGGGCTCTTATTATGCTCCTCCTTATGGTGTCCCTCCACCCCCGACTACATCGAGAGATTatgattataattataataataataattcccTTGCAGCAGGGTATGGAAACTCTTATGGTGCGCCACAGAATTATGATTATTCTGCGGCACCACCAGCAGGATATCCTTATAATGCAGGGCCTCCGACTGCGGGGCCAGGTTATGGGTCCACAGAGTATGGGGCTCAAACGACGTCGTATGGACAAGGAAGTAATTATGGTTATGGACAAGTGGAGGAAAAGAAGAAAAGTAAGTTTGGTGGGATGGGGGCAGGATTGGCTGTAGGTGCAGTCGCGGGGGTTCTTGGTGGAATTGCACTTGTGGAAGGTGCTGATTTTATTGAAGATAAGGTTGCTGATAATGCTGCGGAGAAAGTTGAGGATGATATTGGTTATGACGATGGTGGTTATGATGGCGATGATTTTTAGAGACTGAAATTAAACTTGGGAGATTGGCGTTTTTCTACCAAagtaataaagaaaaagaaagagaggaaATAGTTGCTTTTACTTTGAAGATTAATTGAATTGTGTGTAACATTTGCATATGTGTGCATGTATTCtctaattaaatcttatttttgttggaTTTTCCGTGATTTTGCAGTTTATTTTTTGAGAAATGATaaatcatatataataataattcaatatatgAAGGGGATAAAATTACACATCATTTTTATGATGTTtgattttaaacaatatttagTAAAAAACATTCAGCAATAACTTTGATCATTTCTGATATTTCTACAACTTGGTTTTGAAGcacctatggcttcaacttatATTTTACGAAATccttatattaaattaaataaggtattgatatatttttgggtAGGAAGAGTGAGAATtattaaaataggaaaaaataacaacttaagtgtgtttatagaaaataaattatttgtaacATAAACTTGTTTGTTGCTTATTAACAGCTTCTCGAAAGTCCCAAATTTCTAGTATGAAAATAGCGTTAAGATTATTTATTAAAGCATTAGAGTGGTCTCCACCAAAGTCCTTAAGTTGAAGGAATTTGGATTCACGGCAAGTACAGTGCTTTCGGTGTATCAAAATCATCATATTAAGGTGAGCTTAAATTTTGagttctatttatttttatatttaatttaatatttaaatttgatatcttaattaaaatattgtaatatatataGTTGATTCTGCAAATGGATGAGTCAGCTATAGTAACATCTAATTTAAACGAGTTGAATTCTCCCATGTACTTATCCatttatgaaaaagaaaaaaaaattaaaaattgaaaatttaaatattttttttatatttttctctctcattaaaattaataaaagtacTGGTATAAATAATGAAAGTTGAAGTGACTAGGAATTTTGATTTGTGGAATATGCGTTAAGTGAGTGGATGCTTCAAGAATAATTCCAAGACaatgtttttagttttaacgCAATGATAGCACTGATTTCATTTGAGCAACCTTGGAAAAGGAATCTTTGTCATGTGTTTTGCACATTAACAAATTTTCAGTAGCGAAGTTTCTTGCTCTTTCGGGAAAACTCAacttatttcattaataaaatcgaAATAAATGCATTTAAAATACATATGAAGTTAGTTATTAAATCTCTTAaatactttttat
This region of Cicer arietinum cultivar CDC Frontier isolate Library 1 chromosome 8, Cicar.CDCFrontier_v2.0, whole genome shotgun sequence genomic DNA includes:
- the LOC101495739 gene encoding uncharacterized protein, with protein sequence MATRYEAEVKLSSARGLKNVNWRNGSNRPYAVVWIDPKNKFSTKVDENGDTEAEWDQTLIIPLPPEPIENLTLYIDIVHAGSEQDTKPLIGSARLQLVEILKDVGIGERVSRSLTLRRPSGRPHGKVDVKVVIKVPDYRGSGSYYAPPYGVPPPPTTSRDYDYNYNNNNSLAAGYGNSYGAPQNYDYSAAPPAGYPYNAGPPTAGPGYGSTEYGAQTTSYGQGSNYGYGQVEEKKKSKFGGMGAGLAVGAVAGVLGGIALVEGADFIEDKVADNAAEKVEDDIGYDDGGYDGDDF